The Pyramidobacter porci genome contains the following window.
CGAGCACCTTGGGATCGACCTGGGTCGGGTAGTTGACCATGTAGGAGATCTGCTTGGGATACTTGTTCAGGCTGGCCGTGTCGCCGGCGGCGTCCGTAGCGATGCGGGGAGTTTCGACGGCGGCCTGGGGACGCATGCCGAACTCGACGACGTTCAGGAAACCCTGGACCTTGGTTTGTTCCTGACGGTCGGCGTTGGGCGTGCCGAAAGCCATGTAGGGTTCGCCGTCCTTCAGAGCGATCGAAGGCGTGATCGTCTGCACGGTACGCTTATGAGGCGCCAGCGCGTTGGGCAGATCCATGTCGGGCGAGTACTGGATGCGGCGGTCGTTCATCATGATGCCGTGCACCATCATGCTGGAACCGAAGAAATGGTTGATGGAGTGCGTCACGGCCACGATGTTGCCCTCGGCGTCGCAGACGAACATATGCGTCGTGTCGGGGCCCTTCTTCTCGTAGTCGACGAAGTACTTCTGGTCGCCCAGCGGGATCTCGTCGACGGCCTTGTTCATGTCGATCTGCTTGGTCATTTCCTTGGCGAACTCCTTGGTCAGGAGCGCCGCGGGGAACTTGTGGAAGCGCGGATCGGCGCTGAAGCGGTTGCGGTGGTTGATGGCGATCTGCAGAACCTGAGTGAGGACGTTGATGTAATCCTTGCTGTTGTGCCCCATGGCCTTGAGGTCATAGTTCTCGAGCATGTTGAGCGTCTCGATCAGAACGGTGCCCTGGCTGTTGGGAGGCGTGCAGTACACATCGATGCCGCGGTAGTTGGTGGTGATGGGGGTGGTCTCCTCGGCGTGGAACTCGTTGAAATCCTCGATGGAGAAATCGCCGCCGTTTTCGTTGTTCCACTTGACGATCTCTTCGGCGACAGGGCCGCGATAGAAGTAGTCGTCGGCCGCCTTGAAACCGTCGGCAAGCGTCTTGCCTTCGGCCGCCTTGGCCGCCACCTCGCCCATCGTCTTCATCAGATCGGCATAGTCCTTGTTCACGTAGACGTCGCCGGCTTTCAGCGCTTTGCCGTTGGGGAAGAACACCGCCTTGGCCTGATCGTTCATGGGGCCGGCGTTCTTCTCGATCATGTTGGCCAGGAAATCGTCGACGATGATGCCGTTTTCGGCCATGTCAACCACGGGAGCGAGGATGTCCTTCAGGGGCATCGTGCCGTACTTGGCGAGGAACGTCATCCAGCCCGACCACTCGCCGGGGATGTGCATGGAGAAAATGCCCTTGGCGGGAATCTCGGCGTCTCTCTCGAGCTGCTCCTTGGCCTTGTTGGGAGCCCAGCCGGTGCCGTTGAAGCTGAAGACCTTCTTGTCCTTGGCGGAATAACCGATCAGCTGCAGGTCGCCGCCGAAGATATGGCACATCATGACCTCGCTGTAGCTCTGAGCCGCGGCCATGGCCAGCGCCGCGTCGAAAGCGGTGCCGCCGGCCTGCAGGATCTTCATGCCGGCCAGTGCTGCGGCGGGACTGCCCGCATGGGCGACGGCGCGGCCGCTGATCGTGGGACGAGTCTGCTTGTACATCAGATTCGCGCTCGCGCTGCCGGCCCAAACGCCCAAGCCAAGCGCAACTGCTGCCAAAACCTTCTTACTCTTCATCGTACTTCCTCCTCACAAAGATGAAATACTCTCCCCTGCTCCATCCGGAGCGCCCTTGCCTAAAACTCTATATGTCAGCCCAACCAAATCACGGGGGACATCAAAAGGTTATAACAACCTGACGAAATTTTAACACAGGCCATTCAATAAAATTGTCATTGAAGCTAACCGACATGTTGGGAACCTATTTAAAATATAGCGGCGGTTCCTTTAAGAAACGGGTATGGAGCATCTCCCTCTTTCCGAAACGGACCGTTGCGCTTCGTCACGCGCCAGCCACGAAACGGCATGACGCATCTCGCGAAATCGACGGGGCCCTCCTTCAAAAAAACAAGTTCAACCTCGTCCTTTTCTTCACATGGACAGAAACGACTCTCCGAGGAAACGCGTCGACCGCTCCTCCCTTTCATCCCCGACACGCGGTCCATTATAAGCAAACCGCACTCATGCGTCTAATACATCAATTATATATCGCTTATGCTTCAAATTTATGATCGCGGTTTTGTTTTCGCAAGAAAAGGGCCTTCGCGATCTTTGCTTGTCCGTTACAAAATTTTCACCCCGCCCTTTTCATTTGCGGAGCGTCGCCAAACAAACTTCTCGCTTGACGATGCGCATCACAGCATCATCGTGTTGTATGAAAAGACGTGCTCGCGCCATTCCGTGCCCATGGCGTATTCCCAGAAGAGCCTCATGCCGCCGGTGAAGGAACTGCTTTCGCGCCGCAGCATGTAGACGTAACGCGTCACCTGCAGACGGCGCACCGGTACGATCATAATGTCATGGTTTTCGCGGTTGGCCGCCAGCAGCGAGCGCGCCACAAAACCGACGCCGGCGCCGAGCGTCACCGACGACAGCACGTCGTTGTTGCCCGACACCTGCATGACGACGTTCATCCGCTCCAATGACAGGCCGACGCGGTTCAGCGCCTGGATCAGCAGGCGCATCAAATTGCCCGAGGCGTCGCGCACGACCAGCGGCAGGCGCTTCAGTTCGCGCAGCGTAATCGGTCCTGTCAGTCCCATGCGTACCGGAGCGATCAAAACAAGCGGATCGTAAAAGAACCGCTCGAAAACGATGCCGTCGTCCTGCGGACGAGTGCCGGTCACGCCGAGATCGAACTCCCCCTCTTTGAGACGACGCGCCAGTTCGGTGCCGCGAAACGTTTTGACCTGTATCGTAAGCGCCGGGTTCTCCTCGCGGAATTTATTGGTCAGCACAGGCAGAAGCGAGCTGCCCGGCGTCGGCGTGACGCCGATTCTGACGGGCGCTTGCGGCGCATCCGACGACAGCGTGACTGCCGACAGCATGCCCCGATAATCGGTCAGCGCCTTTCGGGCGAACCCGGCGAAGATCTCGCCGGCCGCCGTCGGACGGACGGGGTGCCGCTGCCCGGGCGTGCGTTCCAATAGTCTCTGCCCCACTTCCGCCTCCAGCGCGCTCAGCGAAGTCGTGATGCTCGGCTGGCTCAGGTGCAGCAGACGGGCGGCAGCGGCAAAAGAACCGCAGCTCAAAATCGTCGCAAAAAGGTGAAGCTGTTCGAATCGCATCTGTTGGCCCCTCTTCTCTTGGAAATTTCTTATTGAAAAAACTTATAACTTTTAAAATCGAGTATACACGCATGGGACGATTTTGCCAGCCTTCAGAAAAATCAAATATACAGTTTTTCAATAGGTCATTCGTGAAACGCAAAAAACGGGCGCCTCGCAAGCCTTTGATTTTACTGGACTGGGCTGATATATTGAAACTGTGAACGAAATGACGTTCACACATACGAAATTATTCAACAGGGGGACAATCATGATGAAAAAGAGCGTCTTAGCAAAAGTCGCGTCTGTCGCCGCGCTGTTCATCACATGCGGTGCGGCCTTCGCCGCCGGCAAATACGACAACTGGCCGGAAAAGGATATTCACATCGTCTACTACACCCGCCCCGGTTCGGGCGGCGACACGTTCCTTCGCAACATGGCCGTCGCCGTCAAGGACAAGCTGAACGGCCACAACATCGTGATCGAGAATCTCATCGATCCTTCCGGCGCCGTGCCCTGGGGGCGCGTGCAGCGAGCGCCCAAAGACGGCTACACGCTGGCCTGCCTGAGCACC
Protein-coding sequences here:
- a CDS encoding gamma-glutamyltransferase family protein — encoded protein: MKSKKVLAAVALGLGVWAGSASANLMYKQTRPTISGRAVAHAGSPAAALAGMKILQAGGTAFDAALAMAAAQSYSEVMMCHIFGGDLQLIGYSAKDKKVFSFNGTGWAPNKAKEQLERDAEIPAKGIFSMHIPGEWSGWMTFLAKYGTMPLKDILAPVVDMAENGIIVDDFLANMIEKNAGPMNDQAKAVFFPNGKALKAGDVYVNKDYADLMKTMGEVAAKAAEGKTLADGFKAADDYFYRGPVAEEIVKWNNENGGDFSIEDFNEFHAEETTPITTNYRGIDVYCTPPNSQGTVLIETLNMLENYDLKAMGHNSKDYINVLTQVLQIAINHRNRFSADPRFHKFPAALLTKEFAKEMTKQIDMNKAVDEIPLGDQKYFVDYEKKGPDTTHMFVCDAEGNIVAVTHSINHFFGSSMMVHGIMMNDRRIQYSPDMDLPNALAPHKRTVQTITPSIALKDGEPYMAFGTPNADRQEQTKVQGFLNVVEFGMRPQAAVETPRIATDAAGDTASLNKYPKQISYMVNYPTQVDPKVLDELQAMGYKMVPVTNTGSLGLGVRENGFWSVGADPTRNAYTFAW
- a CDS encoding LysR family transcriptional regulator — protein: MRFEQLHLFATILSCGSFAAAARLLHLSQPSITTSLSALEAEVGQRLLERTPGQRHPVRPTAAGEIFAGFARKALTDYRGMLSAVTLSSDAPQAPVRIGVTPTPGSSLLPVLTNKFREENPALTIQVKTFRGTELARRLKEGEFDLGVTGTRPQDDGIVFERFFYDPLVLIAPVRMGLTGPITLRELKRLPLVVRDASGNLMRLLIQALNRVGLSLERMNVVMQVSGNNDVLSSVTLGAGVGFVARSLLAANRENHDIMIVPVRRLQVTRYVYMLRRESSSFTGGMRLFWEYAMGTEWREHVFSYNTMML